In Brevibacterium pigmentatum, the sequence ACAGCCACACCATGGAACCTCTGGGATCCGGGATGTATTCCCCTCAGGCACGAGGCTCAGTGAACGGACTCTTCTCAGTCGAGGCTGCCGGTCTCCAGCAGAACCCGGAACTGATCCTCGTCGAGGACGGGCACGCCCAGCGACTCAGCCTTCTCCAACTTCGACCCGGCGTTCTCACCGGCGACGACGTAGTCGGTTTTCTTCGACACCGAACCCGCCGCCTTGCCGCCGGCGCCGAGGATCGCCTCCTTGATTCCGTCGCGGGTGAACGAGCTCAGTGATCCGGTCGCCACGATCGTCAGCCCTTCGAGGGTCTGCTCGGCGGCCTCGACCTCGTCGTCTTCCATCCGCACTCCGGCGGCTGCCCAGGTCTCGACGATCTCGATGTGCCATTCGATCTCGAACCATGCGCGGATGCTCTGAGCGATCGTCGTCCCGATGCCCTCGACGGCGGAGAGCTCCTCTAGGCTGGCCTCACGGATGGCCTCAAGGGTGCGGAACTTCGCGGCCAGTGTCCGTGCGGCGGTCGGTCCGACATGACGGATCGACAAGGCCACGAGCACCCGCCACAGATCCTGGTCCTTCGCCTTCTCAAGCTCGTCGAAGAGCTTCTTCGTGTTCGCGCTCGGGGCGCTCGGCTTCTTCGCTGTCCCGCGGGTGTAGAAGTAGGGCACGAGCTCACGCTCACCGGTCTCCACACCCTTGACCTTCTTGTTCCTCCAGATCTTGACATCGGCCAAGTCCTCCGGAGTCAGATCGAAGAGGAAGGCCTCCGAGGTCAGCGGTGGCGTCTCCGGTTCGGCCGGTGCTGTCAGCGCCAAGGCAGCTTCTTCGCCGAGGGCTTCGATGTCGAAGGCCGCACGGGAGGCGAGGTAGAAGATGCGGTTGGCCAGCTGCGCCGGACAGGACCGCGAGTTCGGGCACCGCAGGTCCTTGTCGCCTTCCTTCTGCTCACCGAGCTCGGTTCCGCAGGACGGGCAGTGGGTGGGCATGACGAATTCATGTTCGGTTCCGTCTCGCAGGGCGGCGACCGGACCGAGCACCTCGGGGATGACATCTCCGGCCTTGCGCAGGGTGACGGTGTCGCCGATGAGCACACCCTTGCGTTTGACCTCGTAGCCGTTGTGTAGGGTCGCCCGCTCCACGGTCGATCCGGCGACTGTCACCGGTTCCATCACGGCGAAGGGGGTCACTCGGCCGGTCCGGCCGACCTGCACCTGGATGTCGATGAGCTTCGTCGTGACCTCTTCGGGCGGGTATTTGAAGGCGGTCGCCCACCTCGGTGCGCGTGAGGTGTAGCCCAGCGTCTCCTGCACGGCGATGTCGTCGATCTTGATGACGATTCCGTCGATCTCGTGGGTGACGTCGTGGCGGTGTTCGCCGTAGTAGGAGATGAAGTCTTCGATCTCGTCGACGGTCTCGAGGACCTTGAAGTAGTCGCTGATCGGCAGACCCCACGACCGGAACTGTTCGTAGACCTCGGACTGGTGGGCCGGTTCGGGGTGCGAATCGTCGGCAGCAGTCCACACGGCGATGCCGTGGACGAGCATGTGCAGAGGCCTGCGTGCCGTGACCGCCGGGTCCTTCTGCCGCAGCGAACCGGCCGCGGAGTTCCGGGGGTTCGCGAAGGGGGCCTTGCCTTCGGCGACGAGGGAGGCGTTGAGTTCGGCGAAGTCCTCGACGGGGAAGAACACCTCGCCGCGGATCTCGACCTCGGCCGGCGGATGCTCGGTGTCGAGGTGGTGCGGGATGTCGGAGATCGTGCGCACATTTGCGGTGATGTCCTCACCGATGCGTCCGTCGCCGCGGGTCGCGGCCCGCACGAGTTCCCCATTGCGGTAGAGCAGGTTGACGGCGAGCCCGTCGATCTTGAGTTCGCAGAGGAACTTCGACTTCACCGAGGTGGCCGACCGCACCCGTTCATACCAGGCACGCAGTTCGTCATAGTCGAAGACGTTGTCGAGGCTGTACATCGGACCGATGTGTTCGACCGGGTCGAAGGTCGAGGTGTCGACGACGCCGCCGACGGTCTGCGTCGGTGAGGAGTCGGTGACGAGTTCGGGGAACTTCGCCTCGAGGTCTTCGAGACGATGGACGAGCTCGTCGTACTCGGCATCGGAGACGAGCAGGGAGTCCTGATAGTAGGCGGCGCGCAGCTCCTCGATCGTCTCCGTCAGCTGCGCATGGACCTGGGCACGTGTGGCCGCATCCGACAGGTCTGCGTTCTGCAGATCGGGCGCCGACGCTTGCGCCTTCGAGTCAGCGTTCTCCGGTGTCGTGGTCATTCGATCTCCTCAAGAGCCCGCCGCAGACCGGCGGCGATGGTCATGGTCCCCCGATTGCGCTCGGGTCCGATGCCCTGTTGGTCCTCCAACAGCGGCGGGTAGGTCATCGGCAGTTCGGGCCCGGCGATGATCCCGAATTCGCGCAGACTCGCGACCCCCATGCCGATGCGCGACCACGGGGTGCGGATCCGCTCGCACCAGTGATTGACCGCGTCCGATCGTCCACCGGCCTCGGTCGGCAGCTTGATCCAGGTGCCGAGCCCCGCCTCGGCGAGGATCGCGAGCTGCTCCCAGCTGTGTGTCCTCAGGCTAGCCAACGGCACTGACACGGAACGGGCACCGGTGCGGCGGACCGCCTCGGCGGCGGGGATCTCCTTGCCCTGCAGGCGCAGAGGGTCGAGGTTCGGCAGCGCGAGCACGGCGGGTGGGAGGTGGCGCAGGGTGGATTCGAGGGCCGCCCACACCTGGGTTTCGCTGATGGCGGGCAGGCTCGCCCACCCGGACACCGTCGGCCAGGTGCCGGTGAGGACAGGGTTCAGGCGGGATTCGACGAGGCGGACCGTCGGCTGCATGCCCAGGCCCGCGATGCGGTCGGTGAACGCGGCGATGCCGAAGGCGTAGGCCTGGACGACGTCGCGGCGGGCGCCGTAATCGCCGAGGACGCGGGCGCCGGAACTCAGGCTCAGCGCGGTCACCAGCGTCCACGGTCCCGGCAGACTGATCTGGATCTGTCCGGGCCGGGAGGCCCCGTACTCGGCGATCGCGTCGAAGGCTTCGATCAGGGCCGAGTCCTCGAGTCGTTCGTCCTTGCCCGCCGAGGCGGTCAGCCGCCATCCGTAGGACGTGCGGTCGACGTGGAGTTCGGTGAGCAGACCGACGGCACGGCCGATCGCGTCGGCACCCCACCGGCCCTCTGCCTGGTGAGCGGTCAGGGGCACCGGCGGCAGCTGGTCGGCGAGGACGTCGAAGCCTGTGGCCGCGGCCTCGCGGACGGGGCTTGTCGCGATGTAGCCGCGGCGCGGATCACGGGCTCCGGGCAGCCAGATTCCTGTGGTCGTGGCAGCGGGCAGAACGAACGTCGGGATCTCGGGGGTGGCCGCCTCGGCGAGGGTGTCACCGGGACGGTCGCGATGGGGACGGTCACGGTCTGACCGATCGGACCGGTCTCTGTCGGAACGATCGCTGTTCCGGTCGCGGTCGGGTGTGCGGCGATCAGCCATGCTGGTGGGCGTGGGGGATTCCGAATACGTCGACATAGAATCCGAACTCGCTTTCCAGGGAATCGATGATGGTCTCGGCGCGGACGAAGCCGTGGGATTCGCCCTTGTACAGACGGTAAATGTACTCCACTCCGGCCAGTTCGAGTGTATCGACGAACTCCTGGGCCTGGGAGGGTGGGACGATCGGGTCACGGTCGCCTTGCATGACGGCCACGGGCACGGTGATATCGGTGGTCCGGCGGATCGGCGAACGGGTGATGTATTCGTCCTGGGCGGCGGGCCAGGGGCCGACGAGTCCGTCGATGTAATGGGATTCGAAGTCGTGGGTGTCGACGACGAAGCGCATGAGGTCGGTGACTCCGAAATACGAGGTGCCGCAGGCGAACACTTTCGTCGAGGCGAGGGCGGACAGCACGGTCCATCCGCCCGAGGAGGCTCCGGAGATCGCGATGCGGTTCGGGTCGGCGAGTCCGGCTGCGACGAGTCCGTTGACGGCGGCGACGGTGTCCTCGACGTCGACGACTCCCCATCCGCCGCGCAGCCGGTCACGCCATGCGCGACCGAAGCCGGTCGACCCGGCGTAGTTGACTTCGAGGACGCCGATTCCCTGGGAGGTGAAGTAGCTCGTGCGGGCCGTCATCTCCGGGGTTGCCTGCCCGGTCGGTCCGCCGTGGATCGAGACGATGTAGGGCGGGAGTTCGTCATCGGGGGCGGCGAAGCGGGGATTGTGCGGCGGATGGATGACGACGGGCACTCCCCCGAGCTCGCCGACCTGCGGGCGGGAGTAATAGCCCTGGTGGGTGTCGAGGCGTTCGCTGGCGATCTCGGTGAACAGTCCGGTCACCCGATCGACGGCGTAGAGGACTCCGGGACGCCGTGTCGATTTCGCCGTCAGCAGCAGGTGGGTGCGTCCGAGGTCGAGGAGCTCGATCGTGCCGAAGGTCTCCCCCGTCGTGTCGATGGTCTCCCAGGGAGTGGCGACAGGGTTCGGTGCGGCCGGGTCGGAAGACGGTGAGGACTGGTCTGGTTCGAGCGCGACGGGACTGTCAGTGAGACGGCGGCGCACGAGTGTCGCGGTGGCCCCCTGCGAATGCGCCCACACCTCGTCGCCGTCGTTGAGGTGCCACCTCGTGCCCAGCTGCCAGAGGGCACCGCCGATCTCCTCGCCGGTGTCGATGACCGGACGCAGACGGTCGATGTCGAGCTGAGCGGGAGCCGGTGCGTGGCGTGCGTCGGTGACGATGGGGCGCCTGGAAACGGGGTCGATGTCGAGGCCGTACAGCGACCAGTGACCTTCGTGGTCGGAGATGACGTGAAGCGAGGAATCGGAGGTGAACTCCGGCTGGAGCAACGAGATTCCCGGGTCGGTCGGGCTCGGCATCCCCGGATCGGATCGGCGCGGGCGTTCGACGCCGTCACCGCTGAGCACGGCGACCGCAGGGGTGGCCGGAGTGCGCACATCGACAAGCCGCAGAGTCGTTCCGTCCCAGGGCATGTTCGGGTGCTCCCAGCCGATGAATGCCAGGGTGCTGCCGTCGGGCGACAGCCTGGGCCAGGCCATGAAGTGGGAGTGGCTCGAGAGCACATTCGTCGTCCCGTGCTTGGTCAGCAGCACAATGGCGCGTTCACGCCGGGTAGACCGGCAGTCCTCACGCACGCACAGCAGACCCCACGGACTCATGTGCAGATCTCCATAGCGGATCCGCCCCGAGGTGTCCGGGGTCAGGGCGTGCGGGGCACGCCCCGGAATGATCTGCCAGACGCGCTGATCAGCGGCGTTGACGAAGTAGATGACCTCGCTGCTCTGATCGAGAGCCCACGAGGCTCCCCCGTATTCGTGGACGGCGGAGCGGATGTTGAAGCCGGAAGGAATGACCTGTTCGCTGTCTCCCGGACGCGACAGCGAGGTGCGGACGAGTCCGGTGCGAGCCTTCTCTGTGGGGATCTTCGTCGAATAGAAGATCTCATCTCCGCGGAAGGCGGCATCGAAGATCGGAGCAGCACCGGCAGCCACCTCAGCGGCGTTGAGAGGCGAAGACCAGGTTCCATAAGGTGCCGTGACGACATCTTGGGGAAATTCCTTCATGCCCCCAGAGTATCGTCAGTGGCCGACATCGGGCCCGAACTCGTCGCTTAAGTGAGGTGAGGCAGCTCAGGCGTCGGCGAATTCCGGTGCCGGGGTGATGCGGTCCTTCGCCGTGGAGTCGATGGTGGCCTGGCCGAGCACGCGAGTGCCGCGGTAGATCACCATGGTCTGGCCCGGGGCCACTCCGGAGAGCTCCTCATCGACGTCGACGTGCATGAGCTGCCCGGCCGGACGTGCGGCGGGCACCTCGACCTCGTCGATGATCGGATTCGCCTCATGCTCGGGTGCCTCGGCGACGAAATCGCCGAGCCAGGCACGGGCCGGAACCGGGTCGGCGTGGGCGCGGATCTGCACTTCGCAGTCGATTCCGGTCTCCGGGGTGTCCCCCATATCCGACGGAGCCGCTCCGGCCCAGGAGGTGCGTATGCCGGTGAGGTGGGAGACCGCGAGATCGGCGCGCGATCCGACGGTGACGGTGTTCGTCGCCGGGTCGAGGCCGGTGACGAAGCGCGGCTTGCCATCGGCAGCGGGCTTCTCGATGCCGAGGCCCTTGCGCTGACCGATCGTGTACGTCATCGCTCCGTCGTGACGCCCAAGCACTTCGCCTCCGGAGTCCTTGATGAGTCCCGGACGCATCGGGATCTTGTCGGCCAACCAGGCCTTCGTGTCCCCGTCGGGGATGAAGCAGATGTCATAGGAGTCGGGCTTGTTCGCCACGGAGAAACCGCGCTCGGCCGCCTCGGCACGCACTTCGGCCTTCGACGCGGTCGCACCGATCGGGAAGTAGCAGTGCTCGAGCTGATCGGAGGTGAGCACACCGAGGACGTAGGACTGGTCCTTGGCCAGGTCCTCACCGCGGTGCAGTTCGGGTCGCCCTTCGTCATCGCGGAGCACCTCGGCATAGTGACCGGTGGCGATGGCGTCGAAGCCGAGCGCCAGGGCGCGGTCGAGGAGGGCGGCGAACTTGATGCGCTCGTTGCAGCGCATGCACGGGTTCGGGGTGCGGCCGGCGGCGTATTCGGCGATGAAGTCATCGACGATGTCTTCCTTGAACCGCTCGGAGAAGTCCCAGACGTAGAAGGGGGATGTCGAGCATCCCCGCCACGCGGTGGGCGTCGCGGGAGTCTTCGATCGTGCAGCAGCCGCGCGATCCGGTGCGCAGGGTGCCGGGCATCCGGGACAGGGCGAGGTGGACGCCGACGACTTCGTGTCCAGCGACGGCACGTGCCGCGGCTACAGACGAATCGACTCCGCCGGACATGGCGACGAGTACTCTCATGATGCTCCTTGCATCCATCGGGGTGTTGCCGAAACCATCCCGGCTCGGCGTGCCTGGTCGACGACCTCAGGCAGGGCCGCGAGCAGGGCATCGACATCGGCTTCGGTCGTATCGTGACCGAGCGTGAAGCGCTGAGTGGTGCGGGCGCTGTCCTCATCCATCCCGCACGCCAAGAGCACATGGGAGGGACGGGAGACGCCGGCAGAGCAGGCCGAT encodes:
- the ligA gene encoding NAD-dependent DNA ligase LigA, producing MTTTPENADSKAQASAPDLQNADLSDAATRAQVHAQLTETIEELRAAYYQDSLLVSDAEYDELVHRLEDLEAKFPELVTDSSPTQTVGGVVDTSTFDPVEHIGPMYSLDNVFDYDELRAWYERVRSATSVKSKFLCELKIDGLAVNLLYRNGELVRAATRGDGRIGEDITANVRTISDIPHHLDTEHPPAEVEIRGEVFFPVEDFAELNASLVAEGKAPFANPRNSAAGSLRQKDPAVTARRPLHMLVHGIAVWTAADDSHPEPAHQSEVYEQFRSWGLPISDYFKVLETVDEIEDFISYYGEHRHDVTHEIDGIVIKIDDIAVQETLGYTSRAPRWATAFKYPPEEVTTKLIDIQVQVGRTGRVTPFAVMEPVTVAGSTVERATLHNGYEVKRKGVLIGDTVTLRKAGDVIPEVLGPVAALRDGTEHEFVMPTHCPSCGTELGEQKEGDKDLRCPNSRSCPAQLANRIFYLASRAAFDIEALGEEAALALTAPAEPETPPLTSEAFLFDLTPEDLADVKIWRNKKVKGVETGERELVPYFYTRGTAKKPSAPSANTKKLFDELEKAKDQDLWRVLVALSIRHVGPTAARTLAAKFRTLEAIREASLEELSAVEGIGTTIAQSIRAWFEIEWHIEIVETWAAAGVRMEDDEVEAAEQTLEGLTIVATGSLSSFTRDGIKEAILGAGGKAAGSVSKKTDYVVAGENAGSKLEKAESLGVPVLDEDQFRVLLETGSLD
- a CDS encoding uroporphyrinogen decarboxylase/cobalamine-independent methonine synthase family protein — protein: MADRRTPDRDRNSDRSDRDRSDRSDRDRPHRDRPGDTLAEAATPEIPTFVLPAATTTGIWLPGARDPRRGYIATSPVREAAATGFDVLADQLPPVPLTAHQAEGRWGADAIGRAVGLLTELHVDRTSYGWRLTASAGKDERLEDSALIEAFDAIAEYGASRPGQIQISLPGPWTLVTALSLSSGARVLGDYGARRDVVQAYAFGIAAFTDRIAGLGMQPTVRLVESRLNPVLTGTWPTVSGWASLPAISETQVWAALESTLRHLPPAVLALPNLDPLRLQGKEIPAAEAVRRTGARSVSVPLASLRTHSWEQLAILAEAGLGTWIKLPTEAGGRSDAVNHWCERIRTPWSRIGMGVASLREFGIIAGPELPMTYPPLLEDQQGIGPERNRGTMTIAAGLRRALEEIE
- a CDS encoding S9 family peptidase; protein product: MKEFPQDVVTAPYGTWSSPLNAAEVAAGAAPIFDAAFRGDEIFYSTKIPTEKARTGLVRTSLSRPGDSEQVIPSGFNIRSAVHEYGGASWALDQSSEVIYFVNAADQRVWQIIPGRAPHALTPDTSGRIRYGDLHMSPWGLLCVREDCRSTRRERAIVLLTKHGTTNVLSSHSHFMAWPRLSPDGSTLAFIGWEHPNMPWDGTTLRLVDVRTPATPAVAVLSGDGVERPRRSDPGMPSPTDPGISLLQPEFTSDSSLHVISDHEGHWSLYGLDIDPVSRRPIVTDARHAPAPAQLDIDRLRPVIDTGEEIGGALWQLGTRWHLNDGDEVWAHSQGATATLVRRRLTDSPVALEPDQSSPSSDPAAPNPVATPWETIDTTGETFGTIELLDLGRTHLLLTAKSTRRPGVLYAVDRVTGLFTEIASERLDTHQGYYSRPQVGELGGVPVVIHPPHNPRFAAPDDELPPYIVSIHGGPTGQATPEMTARTSYFTSQGIGVLEVNYAGSTGFGRAWRDRLRGGWGVVDVEDTVAAVNGLVAAGLADPNRIAISGASSGGWTVLSALASTKVFACGTSYFGVTDLMRFVVDTHDFESHYIDGLVGPWPAAQDEYITRSPIRRTTDITVPVAVMQGDRDPIVPPSQAQEFVDTLELAGVEYIYRLYKGESHGFVRAETIIDSLESEFGFYVDVFGIPHAHQHG